A stretch of Carnobacteriaceae bacterium zg-C25 DNA encodes these proteins:
- a CDS encoding septation ring formation regulator EzrA: MNPVIFFVIIVIVIAGYGAVFYTKNKQAKQIHELDERKNAVFQIPNDVLVLKLNTMHLSGKTKGLYENYAQQWDTLVKEQLPQIEEKLELAENLSNSLKLHKSAQSVSSAKELIIESEQKAFQINEALQVIVESESSTHEEIEAVNTHYQTVRNALLTNSPQFKSAFSTIETRLQEIENELTQFNQLMQDADYIEAKEVLREVDVKVQTLDEKAQHIPELLNVFSVEYPEQVTDLREGYTKLVADKFNFVDIDIESAIKMLSQQIDEGKQSIDALDVDTIEDTQAAIEKEIERLYDVMEGEIAAKEVVQKLIPRIEVKWTKISESNQHVLVELDRIQQSYELSDDEEKHLNDFATQLNTQSELLRDLKLGFEQNRFVHTQTKEKLTQIADVLTQIDKQQADIVKSLSELKQRERFARDQVESFEFDLRHMKRELERQHLPGLPKSYLELFFATTERIEQLSQHLNKIKINMKEIDELVQMCTQDVEKLDEETEAIIDDAMLTEQFIQYANRYRMEYASIDKAITVAMNLYQHQFKYTQAKETIMQALDNVDDQATARVEQLYQNDKNRRLV; the protein is encoded by the coding sequence ATGAACCCAGTAATCTTTTTTGTAATCATTGTTATCGTGATTGCAGGTTACGGAGCAGTATTTTATACAAAAAATAAACAAGCTAAACAAATTCATGAATTGGACGAGCGAAAAAATGCCGTATTTCAAATTCCGAATGATGTATTGGTGTTAAAATTAAACACAATGCACTTATCGGGAAAAACAAAAGGGTTGTATGAAAATTACGCGCAACAGTGGGATACGCTCGTTAAAGAACAGTTACCACAAATTGAAGAAAAATTAGAACTCGCAGAAAATTTATCAAACTCTTTAAAATTACATAAGAGTGCACAATCCGTATCAAGTGCTAAAGAGTTAATCATTGAAAGTGAACAAAAAGCGTTCCAAATTAACGAAGCGCTACAAGTTATTGTTGAAAGTGAATCGTCAACGCACGAAGAAATTGAAGCGGTAAATACGCACTATCAAACGGTGCGTAATGCCCTATTAACAAATAGTCCACAATTTAAAAGTGCCTTTTCAACGATTGAAACACGTCTACAAGAAATTGAAAATGAGTTAACACAATTCAATCAATTAATGCAAGATGCGGATTACATTGAAGCTAAAGAAGTGTTACGCGAAGTAGATGTCAAAGTACAAACACTAGACGAAAAAGCACAACACATACCCGAACTACTTAATGTATTTTCAGTTGAGTATCCTGAACAAGTCACTGATTTACGTGAAGGGTATACTAAATTAGTTGCGGATAAATTTAATTTTGTTGATATTGATATTGAATCAGCAATCAAAATGTTATCTCAACAAATTGATGAAGGTAAGCAATCGATTGATGCTTTAGACGTCGATACCATTGAAGACACTCAAGCAGCAATTGAAAAAGAAATTGAACGTTTATATGATGTGATGGAAGGTGAAATTGCCGCCAAAGAGGTGGTTCAAAAACTCATTCCACGTATCGAAGTTAAATGGACAAAAATTTCAGAAAGCAATCAACATGTTTTAGTGGAGTTGGATCGTATTCAACAAAGTTATGAATTGTCAGATGACGAAGAAAAACATTTGAATGACTTTGCAACACAATTAAATACACAATCTGAATTGTTGCGCGATTTAAAATTAGGATTTGAGCAAAATCGTTTTGTCCACACACAAACAAAAGAGAAATTAACACAAATTGCGGATGTGTTGACACAAATTGATAAGCAACAAGCGGATATCGTGAAGTCGTTAAGCGAATTAAAACAACGTGAACGCTTTGCCAGAGATCAAGTTGAATCATTTGAATTTGATTTACGCCACATGAAACGTGAGTTGGAGCGTCAACATTTACCAGGTTTACCAAAATCGTATTTAGAACTATTTTTTGCAACAACTGAACGCATTGAACAGTTGTCTCAACATTTGAATAAAATCAAAATCAACATGAAAGAGATTGATGAATTAGTTCAAATGTGTACGCAAGATGTTGAAAAATTAGACGAAGAAACAGAAGCGATTATTGATGATGCCATGTTGACGGAACAGTTCATTCAATATGCCAACCGTTACCGTATGGAATATGCATCAATTGATAAAGCCATTACCGTAGCGATGAATCTGTATCAACATCAATTTAAATATACACAAGCTAAAGAAACGATTATGCAAGCGTTAGACAACGTAGATGATCAAGCGACTGCACGTGTTGAACAATTGTATCAAAACGATAAAAATCGTCGTTTAGTTTAA
- the alaS gene encoding alanine--tRNA ligase → MTTLNSAQIREKYLQFFAQKQHDIVESASLVPVNDPTLLWINAGVAPLKKYFDGTEVPKNPRIANSQKCIRTNDIENVGVTARHHTLFEMLGNWSIGDYFKEEVIAWAWEFLTDKQWLGFDPELLYATYYPEDTETPEIWKKQPNFNPTHLVPFEDNFWDIGVGPCGPCTEIFYDRGIEFLDIPQDDPEHYPGGENERYLEIWNLVFSEFNHMPDGTYEPLPRKNIDTGMGLERVTSVIQGTKTNFETDLFMPIIRQIETLTRVKYGDSVATDTSFKVIADHIRAVTFAIGDGALPSNEGRGYILRRLIRRSVMHAQKLGVTGKCLTQLVPIIADIMGGFYPEVVSNQDFIVKVLGTEEDKFHETLQGGEALLNDLFNALQENGETIIAGKQAFKLYDTFGFPLELTQEYAQEKGFTVDVDGFDAEMTKQRERARSARQTTESMGVQSDLLTKITQASQFVGYTQTQETGILVALVSNEEMVDNVSAGQKAVLFFDKTPFYAEMGGQVSDTGVVCDENGDVLATVTQVKKAPNGQGMHMVDVVKPLVVGQTYKLIVDESKRRAIVNNHTATHLLHQALKDVLGTHANQAGSFVNEDYLRFDFTHFGQVTKEELAKMEQIVNEKIWEALPVVTIETDIETARGMGAMALFGEKYGDVVRVVNIGDYSIELCGGVHADNTQNIGLFKIVSESGIGAGTRRIEALTSKAAYIAMKQFEETLQTVAHSVKVANVFDVPQRVDHLNQELKVTSQQLDSLKAKLLNQESSTLFNDVENVNDLRVIAVNTPEKDMNDLRGLADTWKQGDYSDVMVLASAKDGKVSLLVAVNALANDKGIKAGDLIKQIAPLVAGGGGGRADMAQAGGKDASGIPNALAKAKELMA, encoded by the coding sequence ATGACAACATTAAATAGCGCACAAATTAGAGAAAAATATTTACAATTTTTTGCACAAAAACAACACGACATCGTAGAAAGTGCATCGCTTGTTCCGGTGAACGATCCAACGTTATTGTGGATTAATGCGGGTGTTGCGCCGTTAAAAAAATATTTTGATGGAACAGAAGTGCCAAAAAATCCACGTATCGCCAATTCGCAAAAATGTATTCGTACTAACGACATTGAAAACGTTGGCGTGACGGCTCGTCATCACACGCTATTTGAAATGTTAGGTAATTGGTCAATTGGCGATTACTTTAAAGAAGAAGTTATTGCATGGGCGTGGGAGTTTTTAACAGATAAACAATGGCTAGGTTTTGATCCAGAGCTATTGTATGCGACATACTATCCCGAAGATACCGAAACGCCTGAAATTTGGAAAAAACAACCGAATTTCAATCCAACGCATTTAGTGCCGTTTGAAGATAACTTTTGGGATATTGGTGTTGGACCTTGCGGGCCATGTACTGAAATTTTTTATGATCGTGGCATTGAATTTTTAGATATTCCACAAGATGACCCAGAACATTATCCGGGTGGTGAAAATGAACGCTACTTAGAAATTTGGAACTTAGTCTTTTCAGAGTTCAACCACATGCCAGATGGAACATATGAACCGCTACCACGTAAAAATATTGATACAGGTATGGGATTAGAGCGTGTCACATCTGTTATTCAAGGGACAAAAACGAACTTTGAAACAGATTTATTCATGCCGATTATCCGTCAAATTGAAACGTTAACACGTGTAAAATATGGCGATAGCGTAGCGACAGATACCTCGTTTAAAGTGATTGCTGACCATATTCGTGCGGTAACCTTTGCAATCGGCGATGGTGCCTTACCGTCAAACGAAGGACGCGGTTATATTTTACGTCGTTTAATTCGTCGTTCCGTAATGCACGCTCAAAAATTAGGCGTTACGGGCAAATGTTTAACGCAGTTAGTACCGATTATTGCGGATATTATGGGTGGCTTTTATCCTGAAGTGGTGTCAAACCAAGATTTTATTGTAAAAGTATTAGGTACGGAAGAAGACAAATTCCACGAAACACTGCAAGGTGGCGAAGCGCTATTAAACGATTTATTTAATGCGTTACAAGAAAATGGCGAAACGATTATTGCTGGTAAACAAGCATTTAAATTGTATGATACGTTTGGCTTCCCGTTAGAATTGACACAAGAATATGCTCAAGAAAAAGGATTTACTGTTGATGTAGACGGTTTTGATGCGGAAATGACGAAACAACGTGAACGTGCCCGTTCGGCGCGTCAAACAACCGAATCAATGGGTGTTCAATCTGATTTATTGACAAAAATTACACAAGCGAGTCAGTTTGTTGGATACACGCAAACACAAGAAACAGGCATATTAGTTGCTTTAGTATCTAATGAAGAAATGGTTGACAATGTATCTGCTGGACAAAAAGCGGTATTGTTCTTTGATAAAACACCATTTTATGCTGAAATGGGTGGTCAAGTTTCTGATACGGGTGTTGTTTGTGATGAAAATGGTGACGTTTTAGCAACTGTTACGCAAGTGAAAAAAGCACCAAATGGACAAGGTATGCACATGGTAGATGTTGTCAAACCGTTAGTGGTTGGACAAACGTACAAATTAATTGTTGATGAAAGCAAACGTCGTGCGATTGTGAATAACCATACGGCAACACATTTATTGCACCAAGCGTTAAAAGATGTTTTAGGTACACACGCTAATCAAGCAGGTTCATTTGTGAATGAGGATTATTTACGATTCGACTTTACACATTTTGGTCAAGTCACAAAAGAAGAATTGGCTAAAATGGAACAAATTGTTAATGAAAAAATTTGGGAAGCACTACCTGTCGTGACGATTGAAACGGATATTGAAACGGCACGCGGTATGGGCGCCATGGCGTTATTTGGTGAAAAATATGGTGATGTTGTTCGCGTTGTGAATATTGGTGATTATTCCATTGAATTGTGTGGTGGTGTGCATGCCGATAACACACAAAATATCGGGTTATTTAAAATTGTTTCTGAGAGTGGTATTGGAGCAGGTACGCGTCGTATTGAGGCACTTACAAGTAAAGCGGCTTATATCGCAATGAAGCAATTTGAAGAAACATTACAAACTGTTGCACATAGTGTAAAAGTGGCTAATGTGTTTGATGTACCACAACGTGTGGATCATTTAAACCAAGAATTAAAAGTAACATCACAACAATTGGATAGTTTAAAAGCAAAATTATTAAATCAAGAATCTAGCACCTTGTTTAATGATGTAGAAAACGTAAACGACTTACGTGTCATTGCTGTGAACACACCTGAAAAAGATATGAATGACTTACGTGGTCTAGCAGACACTTGGAAACAAGGCGATTATTCAGATGTGATGGTTTTAGCAAGTGCTAAAG